The following coding sequences lie in one Thermoleophilia bacterium genomic window:
- a CDS encoding ferredoxin: MACRALIDPNSCSGHGDCVEVAPEIFRLGDDDIAEVIGNGPIELLLEAAEACPAAAISIVEDTGEQLYP, encoded by the coding sequence ATGGCATGTAGAGCACTCATAGATCCGAACAGCTGCAGCGGCCACGGAGACTGCGTAGAAGTAGCCCCTGAGATTTTCAGGCTCGGCGACGATGACATCGCTGAAGTGATCGGCAACGGTCCGATCGAACTTCTGCTCGAAGCGGCCGAAGCCTGCCCGGCGGCGGCAATCAGCATCGTCGAAGACACCGGCGAGCAGCTCTATCCCTGA
- a CDS encoding FAD-dependent oxidoreductase has translation MTGNGVVIVGGGLAAQRCAQTLRKQGFEDPVRIVCAESVAPYDRPPLSKGNLAGSSGAKDVSLKPTAWYDENSIELILGRRALSLDSDSHRIHLDDGTQLTYDKLLIATGSQARELPALAGFENVHSLRTVSDSMRLGAELGRGGHLAVIGSGFIGQEVAATARTLGDQVTIVEAMESPLAHILGPNVGTRLGRIHLERGVDLMTDAMVESAIGNGRVEELLLADGRRVTCDTVVVGIGVRPSTDWLEGSGLELDGILTDTGARTSVPDVFAAGDVTRSLDPRTGIPARSEHWDSAVRQGRAAALSMLGMPAPKPALPSFWSDQYENRIQFVGHAELADRVEVEESEDGDAFAARYLRQDRLVGVLAIGQPRTIASAGRTIEEHHETEPEKRGTKNGM, from the coding sequence ATGACCGGCAATGGAGTTGTAATCGTCGGTGGCGGCCTCGCCGCACAGCGATGCGCGCAAACCCTGCGGAAGCAGGGCTTCGAGGATCCGGTGAGGATTGTCTGCGCGGAATCGGTGGCCCCGTACGACCGCCCGCCGCTGTCCAAGGGCAATCTTGCCGGAAGCTCGGGCGCCAAGGACGTATCGCTCAAGCCCACCGCCTGGTACGACGAAAACAGCATCGAACTGATCCTCGGGCGCAGGGCCTTGAGCCTCGACTCCGATAGCCATCGGATCCACCTGGATGACGGCACGCAACTGACCTACGACAAGCTGCTCATTGCAACCGGCTCACAGGCAAGGGAACTGCCCGCGCTCGCGGGGTTCGAGAATGTCCATTCACTTCGCACGGTCTCGGATTCAATGAGGCTCGGAGCCGAGCTCGGCAGGGGCGGGCACCTGGCGGTGATCGGGTCCGGATTCATCGGCCAGGAAGTTGCGGCGACCGCTCGGACGCTGGGCGACCAGGTAACGATCGTCGAAGCGATGGAGTCACCCCTGGCACACATCCTCGGGCCCAATGTAGGCACCAGGCTCGGGCGGATCCACCTGGAGCGCGGCGTCGACCTCATGACTGATGCGATGGTCGAGAGCGCGATTGGCAACGGCCGGGTCGAGGAACTGCTGCTGGCGGACGGCAGGCGGGTGACCTGCGACACCGTGGTGGTCGGAATCGGAGTGCGGCCGTCAACGGACTGGCTGGAAGGAAGCGGGCTGGAGCTCGACGGCATCCTCACCGACACCGGCGCCCGCACCTCGGTACCTGACGTCTTTGCTGCCGGAGACGTGACCCGGTCTCTGGATCCCAGGACCGGAATACCGGCCCGCTCGGAGCACTGGGATTCAGCGGTGCGGCAGGGACGCGCTGCCGCCCTCTCCATGCTCGGCATGCCTGCTCCAAAGCCGGCCCTGCCGAGCTTCTGGAGCGACCAGTACGAGAACCGGATCCAGTTCGTGGGGCACGCAGAACTTGCCGACCGTGTCGAAGTCGAAGAGAGCGAGGACGGAGACGCCTTCGCGGCCCGATACCTGCGTCAGGACCGGCTCGTCGGAGTCCTGGCCATCGGCCAGCCGCGCACGATCGCGTCAGCAGGACGAACCATCGAAGAGCACCACGAAACCGAACCAGAAAAGAGAGGCACCAAAAATGGCATGTAG
- a CDS encoding ferric reductase-like transmembrane domain-containing protein: MISLNTVFADHGWWLVSRASGLAALVLVTISVAIGLTMASKLARRPGMPRKLAAIHEQTALAGLLAIAVHGITLIGDPWLHPGASGVLIPFTMDYRPIWTGLGTIAGVLAMLLGLSFYARRSFGTKMWRKAHRATILVYFLAIAHTLGAGTDATTVWMRWWLIVTTPPIVMLFIYRVASSRFRKPATSRPIARSAGTIPAGEFR; encoded by the coding sequence GTGATCAGCCTCAACACCGTATTTGCCGACCACGGCTGGTGGCTGGTGAGCCGCGCATCGGGGCTGGCAGCACTGGTCCTGGTGACGATCTCCGTCGCCATCGGCCTGACCATGGCCAGCAAGCTGGCCCGGCGACCCGGAATGCCGAGGAAGCTTGCGGCGATTCACGAACAGACCGCCCTGGCGGGCCTGCTGGCGATCGCTGTCCATGGCATCACCCTCATCGGCGATCCCTGGCTCCACCCCGGAGCCAGCGGCGTTCTCATCCCGTTCACCATGGACTACAGGCCCATCTGGACCGGGCTGGGAACTATCGCCGGCGTGCTTGCCATGCTGCTCGGCCTCAGCTTCTACGCCAGGCGAAGCTTCGGCACGAAGATGTGGCGGAAGGCCCATCGGGCGACGATTCTCGTCTACTTCCTGGCCATCGCCCACACCCTTGGCGCCGGCACAGATGCGACGACCGTCTGGATGAGGTGGTGGCTGATCGTGACCACCCCTCCGATCGTCATGCTCTTCATCTACAGGGTGGCTTCATCCCGCTTCAGGAAGCCGGCGACGAGTAGGCCAATTGCCCGGTCAGCGGGCACCATCCCGGCTGGTGAGTTCCGATGA
- a CDS encoding FAD:protein FMN transferase has protein sequence MGSKIRILIGPPADEGLGTPQEAGRRAREFILGFDQKLSRFKPESELTSLNRDPRPGVPASELLRSAVKAGLWAAERTGGLVDPTLVDEIESAGYVESRAGLTGVPVVDALDDAPARQVGRPSGDKTWSKFSVDDDRGLICRPPGLRFDTGGTGKGLAADLVAKSLEGYSRFLISCGGDIRIGGRYARQEPFDVMVEHPVSGRKPHLFRLSSGGVATSGINVRAWRRSDGSTAHHLIDPSTGKSCWSGLIGVTALAGSALEAETLAKAALLSGPEGARRILADFGGLIVHESCEVEVIGRVSVKFRIPEIGIQTRKVAA, from the coding sequence ATGGGTTCAAAGATCAGGATCCTCATCGGCCCTCCGGCCGATGAGGGTCTGGGAACCCCCCAGGAAGCCGGGCGCCGTGCCCGGGAGTTCATCCTCGGGTTCGATCAGAAGCTCTCGAGGTTCAAGCCGGAAAGTGAACTCACTTCCCTGAATCGGGATCCGCGGCCGGGCGTGCCGGCTTCGGAACTTCTGAGGTCCGCGGTGAAGGCGGGCCTCTGGGCCGCCGAGCGCACAGGCGGCCTGGTTGATCCGACCCTGGTGGACGAGATTGAATCGGCCGGATACGTCGAGTCGAGGGCCGGCCTCACGGGTGTCCCGGTAGTTGACGCCCTCGATGACGCGCCTGCGCGCCAGGTCGGAAGGCCGAGCGGGGACAAGACCTGGTCGAAGTTCTCGGTCGACGATGATCGCGGGCTCATATGCAGGCCGCCTGGTCTCCGGTTCGACACCGGTGGCACCGGAAAGGGACTCGCCGCTGACCTCGTCGCAAAGTCCCTGGAGGGTTACTCACGTTTCCTGATCAGTTGTGGGGGCGATATCCGCATCGGTGGCCGCTACGCCCGCCAGGAGCCGTTCGACGTCATGGTTGAGCATCCGGTCAGTGGCAGGAAGCCTCACCTGTTCCGCCTTAGTTCGGGAGGTGTGGCGACATCGGGCATCAACGTCCGGGCGTGGCGTAGGTCAGACGGAAGTACGGCACACCACCTGATTGATCCCTCCACCGGAAAGTCCTGCTGGTCGGGGCTGATCGGTGTGACAGCGCTCGCTGGGTCAGCGCTCGAAGCAGAGACGCTGGCCAAAGCAGCTCTTCTTTCCGGCCCCGAAGGCGCCCGCAGGATCCTCGCTGACTTCGGCGGCCTGATCGTCCACGAGAGCTGCGAGGTCGAAGTCATCGGCCGCGTCAGCGTCAAATTTCGCATTCCCGAGATTGGAATCCAAACAAGGAAGGTGGCAGCGTGA
- a CDS encoding response regulator transcription factor, whose amino-acid sequence METPERPAPRVLFVEDEDSISEPFTRALEKAGFETLNAKTASSALELFEETSPDFILLDLSLPDGDGRDVCVEIRGQSDVPILMLTASGTETDRVVGLELGADDYVVKPFSSREVISRIRAILRRATPPAQKQTAGPIEFQDLVVDLPARNVTLDGRELRFSRKEFDLLAELVRHAGSVVTREDLMAEVWDMNWFGSTKTLDVHIRALRKALGDSASEPRFIHTVRGVGFRFANPETISRKP is encoded by the coding sequence ATGGAAACACCCGAGCGACCGGCTCCACGCGTCCTTTTCGTCGAGGACGAGGACTCGATCTCCGAGCCGTTCACACGGGCGCTTGAAAAAGCCGGGTTCGAGACGCTGAACGCTAAGACGGCATCTTCGGCACTTGAACTTTTCGAGGAGACCAGCCCGGACTTCATCCTGCTTGACCTCAGCCTCCCAGACGGGGACGGGCGTGATGTCTGCGTCGAGATCAGAGGTCAATCCGACGTTCCGATCCTGATGCTGACCGCCAGTGGCACCGAAACGGACCGGGTGGTGGGACTGGAACTGGGCGCTGATGACTATGTGGTCAAGCCGTTCAGCTCACGTGAGGTCATTTCCCGGATTCGGGCGATTCTGAGGAGGGCCACTCCCCCTGCCCAGAAGCAGACAGCCGGTCCGATCGAGTTCCAGGATCTCGTTGTTGACCTCCCCGCCCGAAATGTGACGTTGGACGGGAGGGAACTCAGGTTCTCCCGCAAGGAGTTCGACCTGCTTGCCGAGCTCGTCCGTCACGCTGGAAGCGTGGTCACACGCGAGGACCTCATGGCCGAGGTCTGGGACATGAACTGGTTCGGTTCGACGAAAACACTGGATGTCCACATCCGGGCACTGCGTAAAGCCCTCGGCGACAGTGCGTCTGAGCCGCGATTCATACACACGGTGCGAGGCGTCGGGTTCAGGTTCGCCAATCCGGAGACGATCAGCCGTAAGCCTTAG
- a CDS encoding HAMP domain-containing histidine kinase, which translates to MIAFAYVLMLALIALGLPLALSLKDRVNTEVRSQAHSQAEIVATGASNLIAPTDEDALTRLINIAAGTVRGRVLVVDKSGKVVADSGNPGSVGSNYSSRPEIAAALDGKSDQRERASDTLDAEILATSDPVFRGNGVVGAVRITQSVEAVHSAVSRSLLGLGLLGALVLAFALVSGAVIANQIARPIRRLEVTARRFATGGTEAEAEVTGSSEQRSLARSFNEMTARVGRLLRSQRDFVANASHQLRTPLTGLRLRLEGLTEETSDPGKKAELEAGLSEVDRLARMVDELLILSRAGEIDVPGEDLDLGELTGETYERWLPAVGKRTLVLGDTGGRDIGTVFCARADFERVLDALVENAVNYSPPESRITIEASPGMIRILDEGEGLDPGEEETVFDRFARGRSGRQGVKGTGLGLAIARELISQWGGSVTISSRESGGVEATVKLPLRMEASER; encoded by the coding sequence TTGATCGCCTTTGCCTACGTCCTGATGCTGGCGTTGATAGCGCTCGGGCTGCCGCTGGCGCTCAGCTTGAAGGACCGGGTCAATACGGAAGTCCGCAGCCAGGCCCACAGTCAGGCCGAGATCGTGGCGACCGGTGCCAGCAACCTGATCGCCCCGACCGACGAAGATGCCCTTACCCGCCTGATCAACATCGCCGCCGGCACGGTCAGGGGCCGGGTGCTGGTCGTGGATAAGTCCGGCAAGGTGGTGGCCGACAGCGGAAACCCGGGGAGCGTCGGCAGCAACTATTCCTCGAGACCGGAGATCGCCGCGGCCCTGGACGGGAAAAGTGATCAGCGCGAGAGAGCCAGCGACACCCTGGATGCGGAAATCCTCGCCACCTCGGATCCGGTCTTCAGGGGCAATGGAGTCGTCGGGGCGGTCAGGATCACCCAGAGCGTCGAAGCGGTCCACTCTGCCGTCAGCCGGTCCCTGCTCGGACTGGGCCTGCTGGGTGCGCTGGTGCTCGCGTTCGCCCTGGTGAGCGGCGCGGTGATCGCCAACCAGATCGCACGGCCGATACGCCGGCTCGAAGTGACCGCCCGCCGGTTCGCCACCGGCGGCACCGAGGCCGAAGCCGAGGTGACCGGAAGTTCGGAGCAACGGTCTCTGGCGCGATCGTTCAACGAGATGACTGCCAGGGTCGGCAGACTCCTCCGGAGCCAGCGCGACTTCGTCGCCAACGCGTCGCACCAGCTCCGTACTCCCCTGACCGGCCTGCGGCTCAGGCTGGAGGGGCTCACCGAGGAGACGTCTGACCCGGGCAAGAAGGCAGAGCTGGAGGCGGGACTGTCTGAGGTCGACCGGCTCGCGCGGATGGTTGACGAACTCCTGATCCTCAGCCGAGCCGGAGAGATCGACGTGCCCGGCGAGGACCTCGACCTGGGAGAACTCACCGGCGAAACTTATGAGAGGTGGCTGCCGGCGGTCGGAAAGAGGACGCTGGTGCTCGGCGATACGGGCGGTCGGGACATCGGGACCGTGTTCTGCGCGCGGGCTGATTTCGAGCGAGTCCTCGATGCCCTGGTCGAAAACGCCGTCAACTATTCGCCGCCGGAAAGCAGGATCACGATTGAGGCCTCGCCGGGCATGATCAGGATCCTCGATGAAGGTGAGGGCCTTGACCCCGGGGAGGAAGAGACCGTCTTCGACCGCTTCGCGCGGGGGAGGTCCGGGCGGCAGGGGGTCAAGGGCACGGGTCTCGGGCTGGCGATCGCGCGGGAGCTGATCAGCCAGTGGGGCGGCTCGGTGACGATTTCATCGCGCGAGTCCGGGGGAGTGGAGGCAACAGTGAAGCTGCCGTTACGGATGGAGGCGAGCGAAAGGTGA
- a CDS encoding aldehyde dehydrogenase family protein has translation MKTKEHRSTGTFSTGQDHPLFRSGNWFETGEWLEVRSPYDDSLAGRVAWAAPSEVSKAVADAARAMKEQPLEPFERADILADVARIIGERSEFLAQTITAESGKPISLARLEVSRAEATVVESAQVARQLVGEVVPIQGTAAGAGHSAFTMRVPVGVVAAITPFNFPLNLSVHKLAPAIAAGCAIVHKPADKTPLAAIALAECFEQAGLPGGWLNTILAEPVETSEILLSAREVGLVTFTGSAAVGWSIARAAERTRVVLELGNSTPIIVTSSADLDRAATLATQSSFNFAGQTCVSAQRVIVDQNIHDEFVEKLLGKVKALAVGDPWDQSTMVGPVINSDARDRIMDSIASSVEAGGELRCGGVEPTGNVIEPTVITGVAATAPLSCREIFGPVLAIISTSSFEQAIEIANGTDYGLQASVFTSRLDEAQRAAQALEFGSVLINESPSFRADAMPYGGVKSSGNSKEGPYYAVREMTEERLVVMAE, from the coding sequence GTGAAAACGAAAGAACACCGAAGCACCGGCACCTTCAGCACCGGGCAGGACCATCCGCTCTTCCGGAGCGGGAACTGGTTCGAGACCGGCGAATGGCTCGAGGTCAGGTCGCCCTATGACGATTCGCTCGCCGGCCGCGTCGCGTGGGCCGCTCCGTCCGAGGTCTCGAAAGCGGTCGCCGACGCGGCCCGCGCGATGAAAGAACAACCGCTCGAACCGTTTGAGCGCGCCGACATCCTGGCTGACGTCGCGCGTATCATCGGGGAGCGGAGTGAGTTCCTGGCGCAGACGATCACCGCCGAGTCGGGCAAGCCGATCTCGCTCGCCCGCCTGGAGGTCTCACGGGCGGAAGCAACCGTCGTCGAATCCGCCCAGGTGGCCCGCCAGCTGGTCGGCGAGGTGGTCCCGATCCAGGGCACAGCCGCCGGCGCCGGACATTCCGCTTTTACGATGCGAGTGCCGGTCGGGGTGGTTGCCGCGATCACGCCGTTCAACTTTCCTCTCAATCTCTCGGTACACAAACTGGCGCCGGCGATCGCCGCGGGCTGCGCCATCGTGCACAAGCCGGCGGACAAGACCCCGCTCGCCGCCATCGCCCTGGCCGAATGCTTCGAGCAGGCCGGCCTGCCGGGTGGCTGGCTGAACACGATCCTCGCCGAACCGGTCGAGACCTCGGAGATTCTGCTTTCGGCGCGCGAGGTGGGACTGGTGACCTTCACCGGATCAGCCGCCGTCGGCTGGAGTATCGCCCGGGCGGCCGAGCGCACTCGGGTGGTCCTCGAGCTGGGCAACTCGACCCCGATCATCGTCACCTCTTCGGCGGACCTGGATCGCGCCGCGACGCTCGCCACCCAGAGTTCGTTCAACTTCGCCGGGCAGACCTGTGTTTCGGCCCAGAGGGTGATCGTTGATCAGAACATCCATGACGAATTCGTCGAGAAGCTACTGGGCAAGGTCAAGGCACTCGCTGTCGGCGACCCGTGGGACCAGAGCACCATGGTCGGGCCCGTCATCAATTCCGATGCCCGCGATCGCATCATGGATTCGATCGCTTCGTCAGTGGAGGCCGGCGGCGAGCTGCGATGCGGTGGGGTCGAGCCCACCGGCAACGTGATCGAACCAACTGTGATCACCGGGGTGGCCGCCACCGCCCCGCTCTCATGCCGGGAGATATTCGGCCCTGTGCTGGCCATCATCTCCACATCGTCGTTCGAACAGGCGATCGAGATCGCCAACGGCACCGATTACGGCCTTCAGGCTTCGGTTTTCACGTCGCGCCTGGACGAAGCCCAGAGGGCGGCACAAGCCCTCGAATTCGGATCCGTGTTGATCAACGAATCCCCCAGCTTCCGCGCGGACGCGATGCCATATGGCGGCGTCAAGTCGTCTGGCAACTCGAAGGAAGGGCCGTACTACGCGGTGCGCGAGATGACCGAAGAGCGGCTTGTGGTCATGGCCGAATGA
- a CDS encoding FAD-dependent oxidoreductase, producing MATRNPTPAHGVYWLQQAMEQDEGRACPPLSGTEKADVCIIGGGYTGLWTAIEIKKLDPEASVVLLEADACGFGASGRNGGWATSWFDELDSLVKKFGPEAGLDLADRSSQSVRNIGELAEEHGFNCDFRPKGSLWVGTSPAHDAAIEDVAATCERFGRSDLIRRVGADEVFEMTGSEVSRGGLLITDGAAVQPAKLARGLRGVALKLGVTIHEGSPMIAMDRTSPARVRTSSGTVEADQVVLATNVWSAAIRELRRSVFIVGAQIVLTEPLGDRLDGALWTNGLLFGDARMFVHYAQVTPDRRIAFGRGGGAISAAGRVIPKHFVDPATAATVAEDFRRWFPQFADVAITHAWGGAVDRAPGHLPFVGSLGSGNIHYGLGYSGNGVGPSNLLGQILARRALSIEDDLSTSKLVSGPPGYLPPEPFRFTGAALVRNVVQRSEDREALGHPPGPVGKFARRLTGFSLPARKTHR from the coding sequence ATGGCGACTCGCAACCCCACCCCGGCTCATGGGGTCTATTGGCTTCAACAGGCGATGGAGCAGGACGAGGGGCGCGCCTGCCCTCCCCTCTCCGGCACGGAGAAAGCCGACGTCTGCATCATCGGCGGCGGGTACACCGGTCTTTGGACGGCCATCGAAATCAAGAAGCTCGATCCCGAGGCGTCGGTCGTATTGCTCGAGGCGGATGCCTGTGGTTTCGGCGCGAGCGGCCGGAACGGCGGCTGGGCGACAAGCTGGTTCGACGAGCTGGACAGTCTCGTCAAGAAGTTCGGCCCCGAAGCCGGGCTGGATCTCGCCGATCGTTCGAGCCAGTCGGTGAGGAACATCGGCGAGCTCGCCGAGGAGCACGGTTTCAATTGTGATTTCCGCCCGAAGGGATCGCTATGGGTTGGGACCAGTCCGGCACACGACGCCGCGATCGAAGACGTCGCCGCCACCTGTGAGCGGTTCGGAAGGTCGGACCTGATTCGGCGGGTAGGCGCCGACGAAGTTTTCGAGATGACCGGCTCGGAAGTCTCCCGCGGTGGACTGCTGATCACGGATGGTGCGGCGGTCCAGCCCGCGAAGCTGGCCCGTGGCCTGCGGGGCGTGGCGCTCAAACTTGGTGTGACCATCCATGAAGGCAGCCCGATGATCGCGATGGACCGCACGTCGCCGGCCCGGGTGAGAACCAGTTCGGGAACCGTCGAAGCGGACCAGGTCGTACTCGCGACCAATGTCTGGTCCGCCGCGATAAGGGAGTTGCGCAGGTCGGTCTTCATCGTGGGTGCCCAGATCGTCCTGACCGAACCGCTCGGTGACCGGCTCGACGGGGCTCTGTGGACCAACGGTCTCCTTTTCGGTGACGCCAGGATGTTCGTCCATTACGCCCAGGTGACGCCCGACCGGAGGATCGCTTTCGGCCGGGGAGGCGGCGCGATCAGCGCCGCCGGCCGGGTGATCCCCAAGCATTTCGTCGACCCGGCCACGGCCGCAACGGTCGCCGAGGACTTTCGCCGCTGGTTCCCTCAGTTCGCCGACGTGGCGATCACCCATGCCTGGGGCGGCGCCGTGGACCGGGCCCCGGGACACCTTCCGTTCGTCGGATCTCTCGGCAGCGGCAACATCCACTACGGACTCGGCTACTCCGGCAACGGCGTTGGTCCGAGCAATCTGCTCGGGCAGATCCTCGCCCGCCGGGCACTGTCGATCGAAGACGACCTCTCGACCTCCAAGCTGGTTTCCGGGCCGCCCGGATACCTGCCGCCGGAACCTTTCCGTTTCACCGGGGCAGCCCTCGTGCGGAATGTGGTTCAGCGAAGTGAGGACCGGGAAGCGCTGGGCCATCCGCCCGGACCGGTCGGGAAATTTGCCAGGCGCCTGACGGGCTTCTCTCTGCCCGCTCGCAAAACGCACCGGTAA
- a CDS encoding PucR family transcriptional regulator ligand-binding domain-containing protein translates to MTDELNRNDGGLTVRAVLDMDLIRGGAPKLVSGKTNLDVPIRWAHAGDSPNLADLLRGGELLLTTGLGFGNDTKAQRRFISELAERGVAGLVLELGQVFSQPPPELVKAAKERDFPVVILHREIPFVEVTETINRGLLDHRLLDVRKADELQRQFTGLMLDGGGIPEVLGALAAAIENPMILEREGGELLYHAPHVHDSAKVLSAWDLVNRELPGAPESVHVDVPGAGIDPHSKLVAISLGGPIKAVAQPAMERAADLLALVTVQSRQEEILIARERGNLLARFLETDLAESEISRQVDAMGFPRRVPYLMPCVLAATGPGRAPRASAAALWSSVWRHVKKELDGRRIPVLGGLMPSAHELGMVVGLATTKQRDERANLLADLCDFALEREVGSKTAGLLFVGDASGNWTRAVSSLREVAEAARTPRVEAEKWYDATRPDLERLLWALRDSREVQSFILRRIGPLVEHDKDRNSTLTSTLEVFLENGGNKTETARKLHLERQSLYHRLDRIEKLLGQSLADEDARLGLHFALRARRLIPGIEEDLA, encoded by the coding sequence GTGACGGACGAACTCAATAGGAATGATGGAGGTCTCACGGTCCGTGCCGTCCTGGACATGGACCTGATCAGGGGTGGTGCCCCCAAACTCGTTTCCGGCAAAACGAACCTCGACGTTCCAATTCGCTGGGCCCACGCCGGCGACTCTCCGAATCTTGCCGATCTGCTCCGGGGCGGTGAGCTCCTGCTTACGACGGGCCTCGGCTTCGGAAATGACACGAAAGCCCAGCGCCGTTTCATCTCCGAACTCGCCGAGAGGGGAGTGGCCGGACTCGTGCTCGAGCTGGGGCAGGTCTTCTCCCAGCCTCCCCCGGAACTCGTGAAGGCGGCAAAGGAGCGGGATTTCCCCGTGGTCATCCTCCACCGGGAGATCCCCTTCGTCGAGGTGACCGAGACGATCAACCGCGGGCTGCTCGACCACCGCCTTTTGGACGTCCGCAAGGCCGACGAACTTCAGCGCCAGTTCACCGGCCTCATGCTTGACGGCGGTGGCATCCCCGAGGTCCTGGGCGCGCTGGCGGCCGCGATTGAGAACCCGATGATCCTCGAGCGGGAAGGGGGAGAGCTGCTTTACCACGCTCCACATGTGCATGATTCCGCGAAAGTACTGTCCGCCTGGGATCTTGTGAACCGGGAACTGCCAGGTGCCCCCGAATCGGTCCACGTGGACGTTCCGGGAGCGGGAATCGATCCTCACTCGAAGCTGGTCGCGATATCTCTGGGCGGTCCGATCAAGGCGGTCGCACAGCCGGCGATGGAGCGGGCCGCCGACCTGCTTGCGCTGGTCACGGTGCAGTCGAGGCAGGAGGAGATCCTCATTGCGAGGGAACGGGGGAATCTGCTCGCACGGTTCCTCGAGACCGACTTGGCAGAATCGGAGATTTCTCGTCAAGTCGACGCGATGGGCTTCCCCCGCAGGGTTCCCTATCTCATGCCCTGTGTGCTGGCGGCAACCGGGCCCGGCCGGGCGCCGAGAGCATCGGCCGCCGCTTTGTGGAGTTCTGTGTGGCGACATGTCAAGAAGGAGCTGGACGGGCGCAGGATCCCGGTACTCGGTGGTCTCATGCCGAGTGCGCATGAACTCGGGATGGTCGTCGGCCTGGCGACCACGAAACAGCGCGACGAACGTGCCAATCTGCTCGCGGATCTTTGTGATTTCGCCCTTGAACGGGAAGTAGGTTCGAAGACCGCGGGACTTCTGTTCGTCGGCGATGCCTCGGGAAACTGGACCCGGGCAGTGTCCTCCTTGCGGGAGGTGGCCGAAGCCGCGCGGACGCCTCGTGTCGAAGCCGAGAAATGGTATGACGCGACCCGACCCGATCTTGAACGCCTCCTCTGGGCATTGCGCGACAGCCGCGAGGTGCAGTCGTTCATCCTGAGGCGCATCGGACCCCTCGTCGAGCACGACAAGGACAGGAACTCGACCCTCACATCCACCCTGGAGGTGTTCCTGGAGAACGGCGGCAACAAGACCGAGACCGCCCGAAAGCTACATCTGGAGCGCCAGTCCCTCTATCACCGGCTGGACCGGATCGAGAAACTTCTGGGCCAGAGCCTCGCTGATGAAGACGCCCGCCTCGGCCTTCACTTCGCCCTGCGGGCCCGTCGTCTCATCCCCGGAATCGAAGAGGACCTGGCCTGA